From Terriglobales bacterium, one genomic window encodes:
- a CDS encoding protein kinase has translation MLEKIGAGGMGEVYRAWDEHLDREVAIKLLPAGALADEEARRRFRQEAQALSKLEHPNIATVHDFDCQEDTDFLVTEFVPGVALDEQLVRGPLLEHEVLELGRQLAEGLAAAHAQGLVHRDLKPGNLRCTSDGRLKILDFGLARTLPAASPLAETVSRSDVLAGTLAYMPPEQLRGEPVDARSDLYSAGVVLYEMATGRPPFQGQLATVLADAILHSQPLPPRSLKPSLSPRLEDLILKCLEKEPAHRYQSAAELLADFRRLAEQPAEEKSLAVLYFQNLGGRIEDEYFRDGITEDITTELSKIQELRVFSRSALLPYRDQAVTPRQVGQQLHASYVLEGSLRREGSHLRLTASLVEARSGHCLWAERYDRQMEDVFAIQDEIAHAIARALRLVLSEKEKRAIEKLPTRDVRAYDLYLRGRGFFHQFRRKGFDFAREMFTRAIQIDSAYARAYAGIADCSAFLYFYWESSEANLRQADEASRKALELDPDLAEAHASRGLTASLQKQYDEARQEFETAMRLEPRLFEPYYFLARNCYAQGKLEEAVKWFERASEVYPEDYQAPMLMASALHGLERKTEAQAAYRRGLEAAERHLELHPGDCRALYFGANALSQVGERQKCKQWLERALTLEGDEPQVLYNVACVYALLGEAEPAIDCLERSITGGWGQREWMEHDPDLASLRSHPRFHALMGKRPA, from the coding sequence GCGCCTGGGACGAGCACCTCGACCGCGAGGTCGCCATCAAGCTGCTGCCCGCGGGCGCGCTGGCCGACGAAGAGGCCCGCCGCCGCTTCCGCCAGGAGGCCCAGGCCCTTTCCAAGCTCGAGCACCCCAACATCGCCACCGTCCACGACTTCGACTGCCAGGAGGACACCGACTTCCTGGTCACGGAGTTCGTCCCCGGAGTGGCGCTCGACGAGCAACTGGTGCGCGGGCCCCTGCTGGAGCACGAAGTCCTCGAACTGGGCCGGCAACTGGCGGAGGGGCTGGCGGCGGCGCACGCGCAAGGTCTGGTGCATCGCGACCTCAAGCCCGGCAACCTGCGCTGCACCAGCGACGGGCGGCTGAAGATCCTGGACTTCGGGCTGGCGCGGACGCTGCCCGCGGCTTCGCCCCTGGCCGAGACCGTCAGCCGCAGCGACGTGCTGGCGGGCACGCTCGCCTACATGCCGCCGGAGCAGTTGCGGGGCGAGCCCGTGGACGCGCGCAGCGATCTTTATTCCGCCGGCGTGGTGCTGTACGAGATGGCCACCGGCCGGCCTCCCTTCCAGGGGCAACTGGCCACGGTGCTGGCCGACGCCATCCTGCACAGCCAGCCACTGCCGCCGCGCAGCCTGAAGCCCAGCCTCTCGCCGCGGCTCGAGGACCTGATCCTCAAGTGCCTGGAGAAGGAGCCGGCGCACCGCTACCAGTCGGCGGCGGAACTGCTGGCCGACTTCCGTCGCCTGGCCGAGCAGCCGGCGGAGGAGAAATCGCTGGCCGTGCTCTACTTCCAGAACCTGGGCGGGCGCATCGAGGACGAGTATTTCCGCGACGGCATCACTGAGGACATCACTACCGAGCTTTCCAAGATCCAGGAGCTGCGCGTCTTCTCGCGCTCCGCGCTCTTGCCCTACCGCGACCAGGCCGTCACCCCGCGGCAGGTGGGCCAGCAGTTGCACGCCTCCTACGTGCTGGAGGGCAGCCTGCGTCGCGAAGGCAGCCACCTGCGCCTGACCGCCAGCCTGGTGGAAGCGCGCAGCGGCCACTGCCTGTGGGCGGAGCGCTACGACCGGCAGATGGAAGACGTCTTCGCCATCCAGGACGAGATCGCGCACGCCATCGCGCGCGCCCTGCGCCTGGTGCTCAGCGAGAAGGAAAAGCGTGCCATCGAAAAGCTCCCCACCCGCGACGTACGGGCGTACGACCTCTACCTGCGGGGGCGGGGGTTCTTCCACCAGTTCCGGCGGAAGGGTTTCGACTTCGCCCGCGAGATGTTCACCCGCGCTATCCAGATCGATTCCGCTTACGCCCGCGCCTACGCCGGCATCGCCGACTGCTCTGCCTTCCTCTATTTCTACTGGGAGTCGAGCGAAGCCAACTTGCGGCAGGCGGACGAGGCCAGCCGCAAGGCCCTGGAGCTGGATCCCGATCTGGCCGAGGCCCACGCCTCGCGCGGGCTGACGGCTTCACTGCAGAAGCAGTACGACGAGGCGCGCCAAGAGTTCGAGACCGCCATGCGGCTGGAGCCACGGCTCTTCGAGCCCTACTACTTCCTGGCGCGCAATTGCTACGCCCAAGGCAAGCTGGAGGAGGCGGTGAAGTGGTTCGAGCGCGCCAGCGAGGTCTATCCCGAGGACTACCAGGCGCCCATGCTGATGGCCAGCGCGCTGCATGGGCTGGAGCGAAAGACCGAGGCCCAGGCCGCCTATCGGCGCGGGTTGGAAGCGGCCGAACGCCACCTGGAACTGCATCCCGGCGACTGTCGCGCGCTGTACTTCGGCGCAAACGCGCTCTCCCAAGTCGGGGAGAGACAAAAGTGCAAGCAGTGGCTGGAGCGTGCGTTGACGCTGGAGGGAGACGAGCCCCAGGTGCTCTACAACGTGGCTTGCGTCTATGCCCTGCTGGGCGAGGCGGAACCGGCTATCGACTGCCTGGAGCGCTCCATCACCGGCGGCTGGGGCCAGCGCGAGTGGATGGAGCACGATCCCGACCTGGCCTCGCTGCGGAGCCATCCGCGGTTCCACGCGTTGATGGGGAAAAGACCCGCCTGA
- a CDS encoding PilZ domain-containing protein, whose protein sequence is MAKSGAERRSSRRLPSSAPVNVRHMRRQLMGTARDISPSGMFLISEARIEEGADIEVVLMMPAELRPKGNRWMSCHARVVRVEDQGKEGQFGIAARILYCESVDVL, encoded by the coding sequence ATGGCCAAGTCCGGAGCCGAACGACGGAGTTCCCGCCGCCTTCCCAGTTCGGCGCCCGTCAATGTCCGCCATATGCGCCGGCAGTTGATGGGCACCGCGCGCGACATCAGCCCCAGCGGCATGTTCCTGATCAGCGAGGCCCGCATCGAAGAGGGCGCCGACATCGAGGTCGTGCTCATGATGCCCGCGGAGCTCCGCCCCAAGGGCAACCGCTGGATGTCCTGCCACGCCCGGGTGGTGCGCGTCGAAGACCAGGGCAAGGAAGGCCAGTTCGGCATCGCCGCCAGGATCCTCTACTGCGAATCCGTGGACGTGCTCTAG
- the pgl gene encoding 6-phosphogluconolactonase, with the protein MSGGSEVRTWPDALHLYRAAADEFTRAARQAVAERGRFCVALAGGTTPRGAYVLLAEDDARQPPQRLPWEKIHLFFGDERHVPPGDPESNYRMVREALLDHIAIPEPNIHRMEGELPPQEAADAYQQLLRESFALRPGELPRFDLILLGMGPDGHTASLFPGSQALAETSRLVAANWIEKFHDFRLTLTFPVLNHAAEVLFLVSGASKAEMLRHVLEGEPAGAAYPAQRVRPDAGRLLWYADHAAAALLARSTR; encoded by the coding sequence CCGCCGACGAGTTCACGCGGGCGGCGCGGCAGGCAGTGGCCGAGCGCGGCCGCTTCTGCGTAGCCCTGGCCGGCGGCACCACGCCCCGCGGTGCATACGTTCTACTCGCCGAAGACGACGCCCGCCAGCCGCCCCAGCGCCTTCCCTGGGAGAAGATCCACCTCTTCTTTGGGGACGAACGCCACGTTCCTCCCGGCGACCCGGAGAGCAACTACCGAATGGTGCGCGAGGCCCTGCTCGATCACATCGCCATCCCCGAGCCCAACATCCATCGCATGGAAGGCGAACTGCCGCCGCAGGAGGCCGCCGACGCCTACCAGCAACTGTTGCGGGAGTCCTTCGCGCTGCGCCCGGGCGAGCTGCCGCGCTTCGATCTCATCCTGCTGGGGATGGGCCCGGACGGCCACACCGCCTCGCTCTTTCCCGGCTCCCAAGCCCTGGCCGAGACCAGCCGCCTGGTGGCCGCCAACTGGATCGAGAAGTTCCACGACTTCCGCCTGACCTTGACCTTCCCCGTCCTCAACCACGCCGCCGAGGTGCTCTTCCTGGTGAGCGGCGCCAGCAAAGCGGAGATGCTGCGCCATGTGCTCGAGGGCGAGCCCGCCGGCGCCGCCTACCCCGCCCAGCGCGTCCGCCCGGATGCCGGGCGGCTGCTGTGGTATGCCGACCATGCGGCAGCCGCTCTTCTGGCGCGCTCTACCCGCTAG